One Arthrobacter sp. StoSoilB20 DNA segment encodes these proteins:
- the tmk gene encoding dTMP kinase: MSIQSPGLFIAFEGGDGAGKSTQAARLSETLQSRGLSVLRTREPGGTPIGEKLRSLVLDHGHGTIDARTEALMFAAARAAHASQVIRPALAEGTVVITDRYIDSSVAYQGAGRGLGAEGVLALNQWATEGLHPDLTVLLDVDPSDGRRRRTAGDATEDRLESEPDEFHSAIRQAFLQRAGAAPSSYLVLPANADIETLAAQILERVESLLAGHGNGEPVNPVLRTGETVPGDRP, encoded by the coding sequence GTGAGTATTCAGAGCCCAGGTCTATTTATCGCCTTCGAAGGCGGGGACGGAGCGGGTAAGTCCACGCAGGCGGCCCGGCTCTCTGAGACCCTCCAGTCGCGGGGACTTTCCGTGCTGCGTACCCGCGAACCCGGCGGCACTCCCATCGGTGAAAAGTTGCGCTCCCTGGTCCTGGACCACGGGCACGGCACGATCGATGCCCGCACCGAAGCCCTCATGTTTGCTGCTGCACGCGCCGCACATGCAAGCCAGGTGATCCGTCCGGCCCTCGCGGAGGGAACTGTGGTCATTACTGACCGCTACATTGACTCCTCCGTCGCCTACCAGGGTGCCGGACGCGGCCTGGGTGCCGAAGGAGTTCTTGCGCTGAACCAGTGGGCCACGGAAGGCCTGCACCCGGACCTGACGGTACTGCTCGACGTCGACCCCTCCGACGGCCGCCGACGGCGGACCGCGGGGGACGCCACGGAAGACCGGCTGGAGTCCGAACCTGATGAGTTCCACTCCGCCATCCGCCAGGCTTTCCTGCAACGTGCCGGGGCCGCTCCCTCGAGCTACCTTGTCTTGCCCGCCAACGCCGATATTGAAACACTCGCAGCGCAGATCCTGGAGCGGGTGGAATCACTCCTGGCCGGCCACGGCAATGGTGAACCCGTGAACCCTGTGTTGCGCACCGGCGAAACTGTTCCAGGCGACCGTCCGTGA
- a CDS encoding aminotransferase class I/II-fold pyridoxal phosphate-dependent enzyme: MSLSDQHAAELSPETVVVAAGRPDRAHDEPVNPPIVLSSTYFGTGSLSDGDRGYGRYANPTWDPFEDALAKLEGATLPGLLYASGLAAVSSALSLVPAGGVVVMPSHSYAGSLVMATELAEKGFLELRTVDITDTDAVKALISPENGKAADLLWLESPTNPMLGIADIQALADAAHAVGAIVVTDNTFSTPLVQQPLSLGADVVLHSVTKYLAGHSDVVLGALVTSNPELRATLLHHRIIHGGIAGPFEAWLALRGLRTLALRIERSQASAATLAERLSSHPRVETIRYPGLPGDPGHQRAKAQMKGYGSILCIQIAGDEQRSGADAADELVRALQLWLPATSLGGVESLIERRRRHTAEPLSVPENLVRLSVGIENMEDLWSDLEQALKSLDI, from the coding sequence ATGAGCCTTTCCGATCAGCATGCCGCCGAATTGTCGCCGGAAACCGTGGTTGTTGCAGCCGGCCGCCCGGACCGCGCCCACGATGAGCCGGTCAATCCGCCCATCGTCCTGTCCTCCACATACTTCGGAACCGGCTCCCTCAGCGACGGTGACCGTGGCTACGGACGCTACGCCAACCCCACATGGGATCCCTTCGAGGACGCACTGGCCAAGCTGGAGGGTGCCACCCTCCCCGGCCTGCTGTACGCCTCCGGCCTGGCAGCAGTCAGTTCGGCACTGTCCCTGGTACCGGCCGGGGGCGTCGTGGTGATGCCCTCGCATAGTTACGCCGGTTCGTTGGTGATGGCAACGGAGTTGGCAGAGAAGGGATTCCTGGAGCTGCGAACGGTGGACATCACGGACACGGATGCAGTGAAGGCCCTCATCAGCCCGGAAAACGGCAAGGCAGCCGATCTCCTCTGGCTGGAAAGCCCCACCAACCCCATGCTCGGCATCGCCGACATCCAGGCACTGGCAGATGCCGCGCACGCGGTGGGCGCAATCGTGGTGACGGACAATACCTTCTCAACGCCCTTGGTGCAGCAGCCACTGAGCCTGGGTGCCGACGTCGTACTTCACTCGGTGACCAAGTACCTGGCCGGACATTCGGACGTCGTGCTGGGCGCCTTGGTGACCTCCAACCCGGAACTGCGCGCCACGCTCCTGCATCACCGGATCATCCACGGCGGAATTGCCGGACCGTTCGAGGCCTGGCTCGCGCTGCGCGGCCTCCGCACGCTGGCGCTGCGGATTGAGCGCTCGCAGGCCTCGGCGGCAACCCTCGCCGAACGGCTCAGCAGCCACCCGCGCGTCGAAACAATCCGCTACCCGGGCCTGCCCGGCGATCCCGGGCACCAGCGCGCCAAAGCACAGATGAAGGGCTACGGGTCCATCCTCTGCATCCAGATTGCCGGTGATGAGCAGCGCAGCGGTGCCGACGCTGCGGACGAACTGGTCCGCGCCCTGCAGCTCTGGCTGCCTGCAACATCCCTGGGCGGTGTCGAATCACTGATTGAACGCCGACGCCGGCACACGGCCGAGCCGCTGAGCGTCCCGGAGAATCTGGTCCGGTTGAGCGTTGGGATCGAGAACATGGAAGACCTCTGGTCCGACCTTGAGCAAGCGCTGAAGTCGCTGGACATATAG
- a CDS encoding DUF2516 family protein, which yields MDGKLLISFVTSGIYLILGLVALALEVWAFADCLRHRPTLFVAASKRTKTFWLALTGVALVIGALALWGVGGSLNLFGIAAVTAACVYLADVRPALREAGSGGNRNVGPYGPW from the coding sequence GTGGACGGAAAACTCTTGATCAGCTTTGTCACCAGCGGGATCTACTTGATCCTTGGGCTGGTGGCCCTTGCCTTGGAAGTGTGGGCCTTCGCGGACTGCCTGCGCCATCGTCCGACGCTCTTCGTGGCTGCTTCCAAGCGGACCAAGACGTTTTGGCTGGCCCTCACCGGGGTTGCCCTTGTGATCGGTGCACTGGCTCTGTGGGGCGTCGGTGGCAGCTTGAATCTCTTCGGCATCGCAGCCGTGACCGCGGCCTGCGTGTACCTCGCCGATGTCCGTCCCGCCCTGCGCGAGGCCGGCAGTGGCGGCAACCGCAATGTGGGCCCTTACGGTCCCTGGTAG
- a CDS encoding class I SAM-dependent methyltransferase, translated as MVQKAERVGSPRSRGGKPVGNITRGTTNPNRMRRLDRWLAGPQSWRLRTAVDPLVVDLGYGASPTTAVELFERLQAVRPDVRLCGIEIEPERVRSAMALERPGLSFHVGGFEIPVPGKPVLVRAFNVLRQYEEADVAGIWHLVQSRLAPGGLFIDGTCDEIGRRVTWVALDSERPLSLSFSVRFGSFELPSEIAERLPKALIHRNVPGEPIHAFLQAMDKAWLEAAPLASFGNRQRWTAMCHSLRDAGWPLQDGPARWRLGEVTVAWDAVAPR; from the coding sequence GTGGTGCAAAAGGCGGAACGGGTGGGCTCTCCCCGAAGCAGGGGCGGCAAGCCGGTTGGCAACATCACCCGGGGTACCACCAACCCCAACCGCATGCGCCGCTTGGACCGATGGCTCGCCGGTCCGCAGTCTTGGCGGCTGCGCACCGCCGTCGACCCCCTTGTAGTGGATCTGGGCTATGGCGCCTCGCCCACCACAGCGGTTGAACTTTTCGAACGGCTGCAGGCCGTGCGTCCGGATGTGCGGCTCTGCGGCATCGAGATTGAACCGGAGCGGGTCCGGAGCGCCATGGCTCTCGAGCGGCCCGGGCTGAGCTTCCACGTGGGCGGTTTCGAGATTCCGGTGCCGGGAAAGCCCGTGCTGGTCCGCGCCTTCAACGTGCTGCGGCAATACGAGGAAGCCGACGTCGCCGGGATCTGGCATCTGGTGCAGTCGCGGCTCGCGCCGGGCGGACTGTTCATTGACGGCACGTGCGATGAGATCGGCCGCCGCGTCACGTGGGTGGCCCTGGACTCCGAGCGCCCATTGAGCCTCAGTTTTTCGGTGCGGTTCGGCAGTTTCGAGCTGCCTTCGGAGATAGCTGAGAGGCTGCCTAAAGCCCTGATTCACCGGAACGTTCCCGGCGAACCCATCCACGCGTTCCTCCAGGCGATGGACAAGGCCTGGCTGGAGGCGGCCCCGCTGGCATCGTTCGGGAACCGGCAGCGATGGACCGCCATGTGCCATTCACTGCGTGACGCCGGGTGGCCGCTTCAGGATGGTCCGGCGCGGTGGCGCCTCGGTGAAGTGACAGTGGCGTGGGACGCGGTGGCGCCCAGGTAG
- a CDS encoding phosphoglyceromutase, whose protein sequence is MTYKLILLRHGHSDWNAKNLFTGWVDVDLNDQGRKEAVRGGELLVENNILPDVLYTSLLKRAINTANMALDKANRGWIPVKRDWRLNERHYGALQGKDKAQTLAEFGEEQFMEWRRSYDTPPPPLSDDSEFSQAHDPRYADLGDALPRTECLKDVLVRLLPYWESDIKEDLKAGKTVLVTAHGNSLRALVKHLDGISDEAIAGLNIPTGIPLVYELDEDFQPVNPGGTYLDPDAAAQAILAVANQGKK, encoded by the coding sequence ATGACTTACAAGCTGATTCTGCTGCGCCACGGCCACAGCGACTGGAACGCCAAGAACCTGTTCACCGGTTGGGTGGACGTTGACCTGAACGATCAAGGCCGCAAAGAAGCAGTACGCGGTGGGGAACTGCTGGTTGAGAACAACATCCTCCCGGACGTCCTCTACACCTCGCTCCTGAAGCGGGCCATCAACACTGCCAACATGGCGCTGGACAAGGCCAACCGCGGTTGGATCCCCGTCAAGCGCGACTGGAGGCTCAACGAGCGCCACTACGGCGCCCTGCAGGGCAAGGACAAGGCCCAGACCCTCGCCGAGTTCGGTGAAGAGCAATTCATGGAATGGCGCCGGAGCTACGACACCCCGCCGCCGCCCCTGTCCGACGACAGTGAATTCTCCCAGGCGCACGATCCCCGCTACGCGGATCTCGGCGACGCCCTGCCGCGCACCGAGTGCCTTAAGGACGTCCTTGTCCGCCTGCTCCCTTACTGGGAATCGGACATCAAGGAAGACCTCAAGGCGGGCAAGACCGTCCTGGTCACCGCCCACGGTAACTCGCTGCGGGCCCTGGTCAAGCACCTGGATGGCATCAGCGATGAAGCCATTGCAGGACTGAACATCCCCACGGGCATCCCGCTGGTGTACGAACTGGACGAGGACTTCCAGCCGGTCAACCCCGGTGGAACATACCTGGACCCCGACGCAGCAGCGCAGGCCATCCTCGCGGTGGCGAACCAGGGCAAGAAATAA